A window of Candidatus Nitrospira allomarina genomic DNA:
CGGGGAATGCCCCTTTTCTGTATAGAGACCTCAATACCAAGTAACTGAACGTCTTTTTCCCTTAAAGCCATTGCACGTCATGATGCCCGGAATACTGCGGACGGATTCACTTTCTTAAGTCCCGCCTTTCAACGGGGAAATCCTCAATCATCCATGCCGAAAGCCAAAACTGACACCAGATACAACAATTCACGAAGGCGCCGTGGAATAAGAAATATACAGAGTTTGAGTTTTAGGCCTTCCTTTTAATGCTTTTTAAAATTCCATATTCCACGAAAAGAACTGTAGATATTTGCCACGTCCGTGCAAAATTTTTTGTAGCCAAATGGGTCATCGGTTTGGGGACGGGGAAATGATCCCTGATGGCGGAAGTCCAATTTAAAAGAAAATTACCTCATGGTACCGAACTTGAAGAGCACATAAGGAAACACCAATTAAGTGAGCGAAACTATTGGAAGAACTGAAAGTTCTTTGCCCTTTTTGCATTCGCAAAACTAAAGGTTTTGAGAAGGGTTTTGGGTTTACTGAAAAGGGGAATTCATGAAAGACCAAAGCACAGCAAAGGGAGAACGCTGGTCACTGCTCTTGGCTGGAGAAGAAGGGGGAGCGAACGCGTCCGTTTATTGCGCAGTGATGGGGGACATCGTTCCATGTTGCAACATACGTGGGATCGTGGGGACCTCTTGACACATTCTGAACACAAAATATCCGTCATTGCTCAGAACCACTTTCGAGAAGTGGTATCTTAGTCGGCGAATCGATCCTGCGTCCAGGTAATTGGACGACCTTGGAACAGTGAACCTCTGGCAGGATTTTAGATGGAAGTCCTGTCCTGACCCTTTTTTAATGGAACGCCCAGATTGCCTGATCAACGCCATTATCCTCCTCCGATTTCTTAGGACATTTTGAGATGGGCTCCTATTGTGTGGGACGGAACAGGACATCCGCGAGGAACCTATGGGCAGATATCAAGGGTTTATCACAGCTGCACCGGAAGGTGTCTTTTTATAGGCTTGGTAGGAGGAGCATTGAGTGGGTAACTATGTCACCTTTCGTGAGAAAGAGACGAAGATATTAAAATTTAAGATAAAGGAAGAATTGTTACTATAGTGGCAAGCTGTAGGCAGCACTTTAAACAGGAGGGATATTTATGCGTGCACTGGCATATGTGTTGATAGGAGTGTTGGGGGGGATGGGCGCAATGAGCCTTAGCCAAAAGGGAGGACCAATTCCTACTACTATGTTGGCACCGGTGAGTTATGCGATGACGTCTGCAGAGCCAGCTTCTGAACTAGCAGAAGAAAAACCCTGGACAGGCGCCGATTTATTAGAGATGGCGCAGCTCTATGACCAAAAAGCCGATGAGCTTCAAAGTGAAGCGGTGAGATTGGAACAGCGAGCCATAAGCCTTGCAGAAAAGCCTCATATGGATCCGAAGGGCTTTACCAGGACGGGGTGGATGCTGATCGCCTCGTCGCGATGGAAGTCGGCAAAAGAGCTACGAGAAATGGCCGCCATGCATCGTTCGGAAGGAAAACGTCTCCTGGTATTGGAAAAAAACGGTGAGGTCCCCACTGAAGACTTGGATAAGGAAGGGAATGCCTCTCAGAAGCATGGCACATGAGTTGTGGTGTTTTTCAGATTTACTTCAAGTTAGGACACCCTGAGTTCGTATTTTTTCCTTGTCCACCCTGCTTTCGCAGAGAGTTGTATTGGCACTGACCTGCCAGCGGCCCTTGGTCGTGCCAAAAACGTTCTTTTGATATCATCATTATTAGTTTACCATGACCATGGCCGCGGAAATGGGAGCGGGGGGGATATTCCTTGCTCTATCTCTAGATGATCATTCTGAGGACAGGTCAAATCGTGCGGGAAATGTATCCCGGAACTCAAGGGGGAGGAACGGTTTGTCGCGACGACAAAGAGGATGATTGGGTTCAGCTTGAGCATGTGAAGACCTCCTGCCATCGCTAAGCGGTTGCTCAAATTTTCAGGAACGGCCACGTTCGTGAATCTCCCCAAATTTGCCAATGCCTTGGATGACGTCCCGTTGAAGAAAGACGTTCATCTCGATTTTGACGACTTACGGTATATCGACCACGCCTGCCTGAACTTGCTGAGTTCCTGGAAGAAGTTTCATGAAACCCAAGATGGAACAGTGTCTGTCGATTGGGAAAAGTTTGAATCAAAGATGCTTGAGAAACAGACGATCGATACATAGGGGTCCCTTCCCATCCAGGAAACTTCATTTTGTCTGCTTGGAGAGCTGAAATGGAAGGAAATGAGCCGAAGATGTCCCGCATACCTGTCTTTTATTGAAGTCTCTGTAGTTGGGAGGGCCGAGTAATACGAGTCTCCCAAGAATTTCCGGTAATGAAAATTGTGGGGAATCATTCCGCTGAAAGAGGTTCCGGCACTAATTCGGATGTGGGGCAATTTGCCTCTATAAAAAATGCCCCTTCCTTTGATTTTGTACAGACAACCACGGTGCTCCTTGAGTTGCAATGAATATTCATTGATATATTTACGAAATGAAAATGGTATAGAATTTGTACTATGTACCGTGGAAGAGTGGCTGAGTAGTTCCTTTGAGAGGGAGGTTATATCTTAATGATTATGATTGTAACATTTCACGAGGAATTTCGAGGAAAGATTTCCGCTTTTCTCTCTGAGAAAGGTTATGAAGTCTGTGTTCCTCCTCATAGACAGGATGTGATTCCCCTGGTAAAGGAAAAATCCCCCTTAGTGGTCCTATTGGATATGTATGTGGCGACACCAAACGGATTAGACGTGCTAAAGGAGTTACGAGCCCATAAATATCATGGAGGAATTGTGGCGCTGGCTGGAACTTCGGTGCGTTCCTTAATGTCACAAGCGTCACAGCTTGGTGTGGATCAGGTGATTGGAGGATTTCAAGGCGATGGCGGAGCGCTGAATCTTGATCAGGTGGAGTCAGCGATAAAAATGGCATTACACTCAAGCATTGCTAAACGCGCATTTCAATTGTATGAGGCACGGGGGCGGACGAAAGGGAGGGACCTGGAAGATTGGTTTGAAGCCGAACGGCAAATTTTGAAGAAGACCTTGCCGTTGTCATCAGGGGAAAGCAAACAGAGAGCTAAAACTGAAAGCGGATCTCAGAAGCCAAAGAAAATCCCCAAAAAATTAACCTGAGGGACCAAAAGTTGGGTCAAGGTGAATGCACAAACGTCCAAGAATATTTGGCTGGTGTCACCAAGAATCAGGAACATCATTTGGGTTTAACCCGTCAACTGAATAGTTTTTCGGTGCATTCAGCCGGTAATCATGGTGAATCTGGCTAGAGGAAGTGGAATCTTATTGCATCCGACGTCCCTCCCGGAGGGATGGGGTATTGGAGATTTAGGACCCACGGCCTATCAATTTGTCGATTTTTTAAAGGTCGCCGGTCAGAGTTGGTGGCAGATGTTGCCACTGGGGCAGACCGGGTATGGCAATTCCCCCTACATGTGCTTTTCCGCCTTTGCAGGAAACCCCTTACTCATTAGCCCGGAAAAACTTGTGGAGGATGGATTTGTATCGGCATCCGATGCGGGTCGGCCTCCGTCTTCTCCACCCGACCATGTGGATTACCCTCTGGTCATTGTGCATAAGCAACTAATCTTCGAAAAGTCTTTTGAGCAGTTTAAGGCCAATCCTCCAGCCGAACATCGCCAAGCCTTTTTGTTGTTTCGTGAGAAACATGCTTCCTGGTTAGAAGACTTCTCCCTCTTTATGTCTTTGAAAGAAAGTTATGCGGGGCAAGCATGGACTCGATGGGATAAGCCATTGATCGTACGAGATCCTCAAGCCCTGCAGGACTGCTGTCGTCGCCTCAGGGAGAAGATTGATTATCATCAGTTTCTTCAGTATCTGTTTTTTCACCAATGGTCCGACCTGAGACAGTATGCTCATGCCAGGGGGGTCAGAATTATCGGGGACCTCCCGATCTATATCGCGCATGATAGTTCAGACGTCTGGGCGCATCCTGATTCATTCTATTTAGATGATCAATATCAACCATCTGTGGTGGCCGGGGTGCCGCCGGACTATTTCAGTGCAACAGGACAACGGTGGGGAAATCCGATTTACCGGTGGGACGTGAGAGCCGGGTCCGGTTACCAATGGTGGATCGATCGATTTCGTGCCAATCTTGCTCTTGTCGATATGATTCGATTGGATCATTTCCGGGGGTTTGAGGCCTATTGGGAAATCCCGGCTTCTGAACCTCATGCCATCCATGGTCGATGGGTGAAAGGTCCAGGAGGCGAATTGTTTGCAGCCGTGAAAGCCGCACTGGGTGATGTGCCGGTAATCGCCGAGGACCTTGGGGTGATCACTCCCGAGGTGGAGGCGTTACGGGATACGTGTGGTTTTCCCGGTATGCGAATTTTACAAATGGCCTTTGGCAACGATCCCAAGGCCCATCATTATCGACCCCATCACTATACCTGGAATTCCATCGTTTATACGGCCACGCATGACCATAATACGACGGTCGGGTGGTTTACCGCTGAACCGGGGAAGGAAACCACCCAATCCAAAGAAGAGATCAAGGAGGAGCGCGTGAGTGTATTGCGCTATCTGGGGACCGACGGGCGGGACATTCATTGGGATGTGATTCGACTGGCCATGAGCTCTGTTGCCCAACTCGCCATGATTCCCCTTCAGGACGTCTTGGGATTGGGGAGTGAATGCCGGATGAATCGACCCGGCACGCTCAAGGGGAACTGGGAGTGGCGGACTCATCCTGGGCAATTGACGGAGAAGGTTGGGAGCCGACTCCGTGACTTGACAGGTTTATTTGATCGATTGCCATGACCCACGCCTTAGGAATCAAAAAAAATTAAAGCTTTTGTGAGAAAGGGAGATGACGATGAAAATTTTAGTGGCGGTTGATCCTTCCGAACATGCAGAGGAGGCCATTCGATTTGTGAAATCGGTGGATTGGCCAAAGGCATCAGAAATCTATTTAATCCATGTGATCGAGATGAAACATGCGTCTCCTCTGATACCGTCGGGTGGACCTTCCAGTTGGGATCGGGTCATTTCCGAAGCAAGGGGGAAACTATTCACCGAAGCGAAGGGTCTTCTTGAGCACATGAAGAAGGAGATTCTTGAAGAACGGGCTGTGAACATTAAGTCATTGGTGATGGAAGGGCTACCGGGTGCGGAAATTTTACAGGTGGTGGAGGACTATCAAATTGACCTGGTCATTTTAGGGACACGTGGCCTTTCCAATGTCAAACGGTTTCTTCTTGGGAGTACCAGTGATTGGGTGATGAGGGAAGCCCCATGTTCAGTGTTATTGGTTCGTGAAAAACTCAGTAAGGTGACGATGGGAAAATCCGCCGCCAAAATTCTTTTAGCCACCGATGGTTCAGCGGTGGCTTTGAGTACTGTGGATATGCTCGGCTTGTTGACCTGTAAGACCCCTCCAAAGGTGATGGTGACGCATGTGGTGGGAAGACCGGCTTACCTGGAGGGTTGGTATTGGGGAAAAGGAAAAGCGGCATTTAAACAATTAGCCAAAAAAGTATTGGAGAACGCCCAAAAAGAAGGTGCCAGCCATCTGGACGAAATGAGCCAAAGAGTCAAAGGGCTCGGTATGGAAGTCGATACCGTGTTGACCAAAGGAGATCCTGCTGAAGAAATTGTCAAAATTGCCGAGCGTTCGAAGGTAAAATTGATTATGGTTGGATCAAAAGGACTCATAGGGGGTAAGCCGGTCCCATTGGGAGGGGTCGTTAGAAAAATTGCTCGCTATGCTCCATGTTCTGTGTTGCTCACGCGCCCTGACCGATCCGAGAAAAAGGTTTGATGCGTGATCTCTTTCTCCAGAAACATTCAAGACCATCAACCTGTAAAGGACGGAAGGACCAGGGTGTTCCCACAGAGAGGCAGGGAATTTTGAACCCGCTTCTCATGTGTTGTCCTTCCTTCAATTGAAATGAGCACGATGCCGGTTTCCGATCGAAAAAGGTCAGACGTCTGCTGGCATGCCTTGGATGGTGAATCTGTCCTCAAGGCAGTGGCCAGTCAGTTTGGGGGCTTAACGCAGGATGTTGCTGTCCAACGTCTGGCGCTCTATGGCCCCAATCGATTACGTCCCCCTAAAAAGCAATCCTCCTGGCAGCGGTTTCTTGCCCAGTTCCACAATATTTTAATTTATATCCTTCTCGGAGCGGGTGTCGTGACTGCCATTCTGGGTCATTGGGTGGATACCGGTGTGATTTTGGGCGTGGTGATCATCAATGCCGTTATCGGATTTCTTCAGGAAGGCAAAGCCGAAAGGGCGATGGATGCCATTCGCCGGATGTTGTCGGTGCAGGCCTGTGGACTTCGTGATGGAACCCGTTGTCCGATTCCCGCGGAAAGCCTTGTGCCTGGGGATATTGTGTTTCTGCAATCCGGAGACAAAGTTCCGGCGGATCTGCGTCTTCTGAAGGTGAAAGATTTGCGTATTGAAGAAGCCGCCTTGACCGGTGAGTCCGTCCCGGTTGACAAACACATGAAACCGGTCCCGGAAACCGCGTCCATTGGTGATCGAAGGGGCATGGCCTATTCGGGAACTCTGGTGACCTATGGAACGGGAACCGGGGTGGTGGTTGCGACCGGAGATGCCTCCGAAATTGGACGGATCAGCGCCATGCTGGCCAGGGTGCAGACCTTGACCACCCCACTTCTCCGAAAGATCGGAGAATTCGGGAGCCGATTGAGTATTGCCATTATCACCGGAGCGGTTGGTGTGTTCCTTTTCGGAGTGTTTTTCCGGGAGTATGGGTTCAGTGATATGTTTCTGGCCAGCGTAGGATTAGCCGTTGCCGCCATTCCCGAAGGCCTTCCGGCCATTATGACCATCACGCTTGCCATCGGGGTTCAAGCGATGGCCCGACGTCAAGCGATTATTCGACGGCTGCCGGCTGTTGAAACCCTTGGCTCTGTGACCGTTATTTGTTCAGATAAAACCGGCACGCTGACACGAAATGAAATGACCGTTCAAACGTTGGCGACTGCGCCCTATACCGTGGAGGTCAGTGGTGTCGGCTATGATCCGCATGGAGGATTTTCTCTGCTTGGCAACCCGGTTGTGCTGGCTGACCTTCCAGACGTGATGGAACTCGCTCGAGCCGGAATGTTGTGTAACGATGCGGATCTGGACCACGTGGAGGGGGTCTGGCGGATCAACGGAGATCCGACGGAGGGGGCGTTGGTGACTCTTGGGAGAAAAGCCGGATTGGATTACCGATTCGAACATGAGATGTGGCCACGAACGGATGTGATCCCCTTCGAATCGCAACATCGGTTTATGTCGACGTTGCATCACGACCATGCCGGGCATGGATTTATGTATATCAAGGGTGCCCCTGAACGGGTGTTAGAGATGTGCGCGTTTCAGCGGAGTCTGGGGGAGGATCATCCGTTGAATAGCCGGTCGTGGCATGATCGGATCGAACAGATGGCGAGTCGTGGTCAACGAGTGCTGGCGGTGGCCGTTGCATCCACCAATCACGAACATCGAGAGTTACGGTTTCGAGATGTGGAGCAGGGCCTGACACTGTTAGGCCTCTTTGGCATTGTTGACCCACCACGGCCTGAAGCCATTGAAGCGGTCCGACAATGCCAACAAGCCGGGATTCGAGTCAAAATGATTACCGGGGATCATCTGGTGACGGCCAGAACGATTGGCTTGCAGATGCATATTGGAGATGGGAAACAGGCTCTCTCGGGACAGGTACTGGAAACGTTGAGCGATGAGGAATTGAAGCGTGTGGTAAGGGATATCGATATCTTTGCCCGGACGAGTCCGGAGCATAAGTTACGGCTGGTGCAAGCCCTCCAGGCCGGTGGGGAAGTGGTGGCCATGACCGGAGATGGGGTGAATGATGCGCCGGCACTCAAGCGGGCGGATGTCGGAGTGGCCATGGGAGTAAAGGGGACGGAAGTGGCGAAGGAAGCGGCGGAAATGGTGCTGGCCGATGATAATTTTGCCTCGATTGCGCATGCCGTTGAGGAAGGCCGTCGGGTCTATGACAATATTCAAAAGTCCATTCTGTTTATTCTTCCCACCAATGTCGCCGAAGCCGGAGTGATTGTAGCCGCTATTCTGTTAGGGACCATGTTGCCGATTACGCCGGTACAAATCCTGTGGGTCAACATGATCACCGCCGTGACGTTGGCCTTGTCCTTAACCGTCGAACCTCCTGAATCGGATGTCATGCGACGTCCCCCTCGAAGCCCCGGGGAAGCCATTTTGTCACGGTTTCTGCTGTGGCGAATCGGCTTTGTATCCACCTTAGCGGTGGCCGGCACGTTTGGACTGTTCCTGTGGGAGACTGACCAGGGGGCATCTATCGAAACCGCGAGGACGATAGCCGTCAACATGCTGGTGGTCTTTGAAGCCTTTTATTTATTAAATGCCCGGTCTTTTTATGGTTCGGTTCTGTCCCGGAACGGATTGTTTGGTAACCCCTATGTGCCCCTGACCATAGGAATGGTGTTAGGCATTCAGGGCCTCTTTACCTATACCGAAGTAATGCAGACGCTTTTTCATACTACCGGCATTGATGGACTTGCCTGGCTTCGAATTATTGGAATAGGTGTGGTGATTTATTTGCTGGTCGAATTGGAAAAATGTGTGTTTCGGATTATTCTGAAACTCAGAACTCCCGATGTGAAAATTTGACAAATGCGTCGGGAGTCAGAATGGCTTTTGAGTAGGCATCGGAAAGCATTTGGGAATACCCGGAGAGGAGACATCACCATAATCTGTGCTTCGTACAAAGGGAAAAGACTGATTTTGATAAAAGGGTGAAATGGAGGGAAAGAAAATGAGAACCGGTGTGTCAAAAAAATCAACAGTGACCAGGGACGAGCTTCAGCGTATGGATGCCTATTGGCGTGCGGCGAATTATTTGTCCGTGGGGCAGATCTATCTTCATGATAACCCGTTACTCAAAAAGCCGTTGACGCTCGACCACATTAAATTGCGGCTTCTGGGGCATTGGGGGACGACTCCGGGATTAAACTTTCTGTATGTCCACCTGAATCGGGTTATTAAGAATCATGATCTCAACATGATTTATATTGCCGGTCCCGGACATGGCGGTCCGGGGTTGGTGGCCAACACGTATTTAGAAGGGACCTACACCGAGGTGTATCCCAACATCTCCCAGGATGCCGAAGGCTTGAAAAAACTTTTTAAACAGTTCTCTTTTCCAGGCGGAATTCCCAGTCACGTGGCTCCCGAAACGCCGGGATCCATCCATGAAGGTGGTGAGCTCGGCTATTCGCTGTCGCATGCATTTGGGGCGGCGTTTGATAATCCGGATCTGATTGTGGCCTGTGTGGTGGGTGATGGCGAAGCCGAAACCGGTCCCCTGGCGACGGCCTGGCATTCCAATAAATTTTTGAATCCGAAGTTGGATGGGGCCGTGTTACCCATTTTGCATCTCAATGGGTACAAAATCGCCAACCCCACGGTGCTGGCTCGAATCAATCATGACGAATTGAACAGCTTATTGGTCGGTTACGGCTATAAGCCCTTTTTCGTGGAAGGGGATGACCCGGAGGCCATGCATCAAATTATGGCGGACACACTGGATGAGGTGATGAAGGAGATTCATGCCATTCAGCATCGGGCCAGGGAAAAGGGGGAGACCTCCCGGCCCTGCTGGCCGATGATCGTCTTGCGCAGCCCCAAGGGGTGGACCGGTCCAAAAGAAGTCGATGGGAAGAAGACCGAGGATTCCTGGCGGTCTCATCAAGTCCCCTTTGCCGAGATGGCCACCAAGAAGGATCATATTAAACTGCTTGAAAAGTGGATGAAGAGCTACAAACCTGAGGAATTATTTGACGAGACCGGCAAACTGATTCCAGAACTGGCGGAATTAGCTCCGAAGGGCGAACGACGAATGGGCGCGAATCCTCATAGTAACGGTGGCCTGCTGCTCAAAAATCTCAAGATCCCCGATTTTCAGAACTACGCCGTGGATGTTCCTAAACCCGGGAAGGTCGTGGCTGAAGCCACGAGGGTGATGGGCGCTTTCCTCCGGGATGTGATGAAACACAACATGAGCAATCGGAATTTTTTGGTCTTTGGTCCTGATGAAACTGCTTCAAACCGGCTAAGCGCGCTGTTTGAGGTAACAGGGCGGCGATGGGTTGCCGACACCATTTCGGGGGACGATCACTTAGCCCTGGATGGGAGGGTGTTCGAAATACTCAGTGAACATACCTGCCAGGGGTGGTTGGAAGGATATTTACTGACGGGACGACACGGGTTTTTCTCATGTTACGAGGCGTTTATTCACATCATCGATTCGATGTTCAATCAGCATGCCAAGTGGCTGAAAGTCACGGGGAGTGAGATCCCGTGGCGAAGACCCATTGCCTCCCTCAACTATCTCCTGACGTCCCATGTGTGGCGTCAGGATCACAATGGGTTTTCTCATCAGGATCCTGGATTTATCGACCACGTGGCAAATAAAAAAGCCGAGGTGATTCGTATTTATCTCCCCCCTGATGCCAATAGTTTGCTATTCGTGACGGATAAATGTCTCCGGAGCCGAAATCGTGTCAATGTCATTGTGGCTGGAAAACAACCGGGTCTGCAATTTCTCAACATGGATGCAGCCATCAAGCATTGTACCGCCGGTATCGGGATTTGGGATTGGGCCAGTAACGATAAAGGGGGAGAACCCGATGTGGTCATGGCCTGTGCCGGTGATGTTCCAACCTTGGAAACTTTGGCTGCCGTAGACTTACTTCGCAAGCAGGTCCCCGATCTGAAGGTTCGGGTGGTGAATATTGTGAACCTCATGAAACTGCAACCTCAGAGCGAACATCCGCACGGGTTGTCGGACAAGGAGTTCGATACGCTCTTTACGACGGATAAACCCGTCATCTTTGCTTTTCATGGATATCCCTGGTTGATTCATCGTTTGACGTATCGGAGAACGAATCATAAAAATCTTCACGTTCGAGGCTATAAAGAAGAGGGCACGACGACCACACCGTTCGATATGGTTGTTCTTAACGACCTTGACCGGTATCATCTCGTGGCGGATGTGATCGATCGTGTGCCGAAACTAGGATACCTTGCGGCCTATGCCAAGCAGGCTATTCGCGATAAAAAAATCGATCATAAGACGTACATCGCCAAGTACGGCGACGATATGCCGGAAATTAAAGATTGGAAATGGCCGTTTTAGTTTTTTCACGCCCCATTACGATAACGATGCGTGTGTCGATGTATGGCCTGCTCCGTTACCATAATTCGACCGGCTCGATTATTGTGGTATCCTCTCTCATGTGCATGATCTAGAATTTTTGTTTGCCCTGATGAATCTTTTAAGGAGTCATACGATGGAGCGCCGAGACATTTATATTACTGAATTCGATCTGAATAGACTCAGTGAACTCTTAGAAGTCTGGCAAACGTTCAGAGGCAGCAAAAGTACAAGCATCCATCTGGAAAGCTTAATGGAAGAATTGGAACGGGCACATGTCGTTCTCCCAAAGGATATTCCGCCTGATGTCGTCACGATGAACTCACGCGTCAGGCTATCAGACATGAGCAAAGGGGAAGAGCTGGTGTATACGCTGGTCTTTCCGCGTGATGCGGATACGGCGACGGGTAAGATTTCGATTCTTGCTCCGGTTGGAACAGCCATTCTCGGGTATAGGGTCGGGGACAGTATTGAATGGCAGGTGCCTATCGGAACACGGAAGTTGAAAATAGAAGAGATTCTCTATCAACCCGAGGCTGCTGGAGATTTCCATCTGTAATTGCTCTATCAATTCACATGAACCACATGAAAACGTGCTTAGATTAAGATCAACAAACGATTAGCTGCACCGGACGGGAGGAATGCTTTATGATTCATGCTGCCGGTCATCACAAGGGATAGAATTTCCAATAACATCTTTCCTATCGAGTAGGTCTTCCGGGAAATATGCTTTCTTATCATTATGGAGGGTGTCGTATTTATAAAGAGATCCTTGCCCCCGATCTATTCACAATGGATTTTTTTT
This region includes:
- a CDS encoding DUF2934 domain-containing protein; its protein translation is MIMIVTFHEEFRGKISAFLSEKGYEVCVPPHRQDVIPLVKEKSPLVVLLDMYVATPNGLDVLKELRAHKYHGGIVALAGTSVRSLMSQASQLGVDQVIGGFQGDGGALNLDQVESAIKMALHSSIAKRAFQLYEARGRTKGRDLEDWFEAERQILKKTLPLSSGESKQRAKTESGSQKPKKIPKKLT
- a CDS encoding universal stress protein → MKILVAVDPSEHAEEAIRFVKSVDWPKASEIYLIHVIEMKHASPLIPSGGPSSWDRVISEARGKLFTEAKGLLEHMKKEILEERAVNIKSLVMEGLPGAEILQVVEDYQIDLVILGTRGLSNVKRFLLGSTSDWVMREAPCSVLLVREKLSKVTMGKSAAKILLATDGSAVALSTVDMLGLLTCKTPPKVMVTHVVGRPAYLEGWYWGKGKAAFKQLAKKVLENAQKEGASHLDEMSQRVKGLGMEVDTVLTKGDPAEEIVKIAERSKVKLIMVGSKGLIGGKPVPLGGVVRKIARYAPCSVLLTRPDRSEKKV
- a CDS encoding STAS domain-containing protein, with translation MLKFSGTATFVNLPKFANALDDVPLKKDVHLDFDDLRYIDHACLNLLSSWKKFHETQDGTVSVDWEKFESKMLEKQTIDT
- the malQ gene encoding 4-alpha-glucanotransferase, yielding MQPVIMVNLARGSGILLHPTSLPEGWGIGDLGPTAYQFVDFLKVAGQSWWQMLPLGQTGYGNSPYMCFSAFAGNPLLISPEKLVEDGFVSASDAGRPPSSPPDHVDYPLVIVHKQLIFEKSFEQFKANPPAEHRQAFLLFREKHASWLEDFSLFMSLKESYAGQAWTRWDKPLIVRDPQALQDCCRRLREKIDYHQFLQYLFFHQWSDLRQYAHARGVRIIGDLPIYIAHDSSDVWAHPDSFYLDDQYQPSVVAGVPPDYFSATGQRWGNPIYRWDVRAGSGYQWWIDRFRANLALVDMIRLDHFRGFEAYWEIPASEPHAIHGRWVKGPGGELFAAVKAALGDVPVIAEDLGVITPEVEALRDTCGFPGMRILQMAFGNDPKAHHYRPHHYTWNSIVYTATHDHNTTVGWFTAEPGKETTQSKEEIKEERVSVLRYLGTDGRDIHWDVIRLAMSSVAQLAMIPLQDVLGLGSECRMNRPGTLKGNWEWRTHPGQLTEKVGSRLRDLTGLFDRLP
- a CDS encoding cation-transporting P-type ATPase, whose protein sequence is MPVSDRKRSDVCWHALDGESVLKAVASQFGGLTQDVAVQRLALYGPNRLRPPKKQSSWQRFLAQFHNILIYILLGAGVVTAILGHWVDTGVILGVVIINAVIGFLQEGKAERAMDAIRRMLSVQACGLRDGTRCPIPAESLVPGDIVFLQSGDKVPADLRLLKVKDLRIEEAALTGESVPVDKHMKPVPETASIGDRRGMAYSGTLVTYGTGTGVVVATGDASEIGRISAMLARVQTLTTPLLRKIGEFGSRLSIAIITGAVGVFLFGVFFREYGFSDMFLASVGLAVAAIPEGLPAIMTITLAIGVQAMARRQAIIRRLPAVETLGSVTVICSDKTGTLTRNEMTVQTLATAPYTVEVSGVGYDPHGGFSLLGNPVVLADLPDVMELARAGMLCNDADLDHVEGVWRINGDPTEGALVTLGRKAGLDYRFEHEMWPRTDVIPFESQHRFMSTLHHDHAGHGFMYIKGAPERVLEMCAFQRSLGEDHPLNSRSWHDRIEQMASRGQRVLAVAVASTNHEHRELRFRDVEQGLTLLGLFGIVDPPRPEAIEAVRQCQQAGIRVKMITGDHLVTARTIGLQMHIGDGKQALSGQVLETLSDEELKRVVRDIDIFARTSPEHKLRLVQALQAGGEVVAMTGDGVNDAPALKRADVGVAMGVKGTEVAKEAAEMVLADDNFASIAHAVEEGRRVYDNIQKSILFILPTNVAEAGVIVAAILLGTMLPITPVQILWVNMITAVTLALSLTVEPPESDVMRRPPRSPGEAILSRFLLWRIGFVSTLAVAGTFGLFLWETDQGASIETARTIAVNMLVVFEAFYLLNARSFYGSVLSRNGLFGNPYVPLTIGMVLGIQGLFTYTEVMQTLFHTTGIDGLAWLRIIGIGVVIYLLVELEKCVFRIILKLRTPDVKI
- a CDS encoding phosphoketolase family protein; protein product: MRTGVSKKSTVTRDELQRMDAYWRAANYLSVGQIYLHDNPLLKKPLTLDHIKLRLLGHWGTTPGLNFLYVHLNRVIKNHDLNMIYIAGPGHGGPGLVANTYLEGTYTEVYPNISQDAEGLKKLFKQFSFPGGIPSHVAPETPGSIHEGGELGYSLSHAFGAAFDNPDLIVACVVGDGEAETGPLATAWHSNKFLNPKLDGAVLPILHLNGYKIANPTVLARINHDELNSLLVGYGYKPFFVEGDDPEAMHQIMADTLDEVMKEIHAIQHRAREKGETSRPCWPMIVLRSPKGWTGPKEVDGKKTEDSWRSHQVPFAEMATKKDHIKLLEKWMKSYKPEELFDETGKLIPELAELAPKGERRMGANPHSNGGLLLKNLKIPDFQNYAVDVPKPGKVVAEATRVMGAFLRDVMKHNMSNRNFLVFGPDETASNRLSALFEVTGRRWVADTISGDDHLALDGRVFEILSEHTCQGWLEGYLLTGRHGFFSCYEAFIHIIDSMFNQHAKWLKVTGSEIPWRRPIASLNYLLTSHVWRQDHNGFSHQDPGFIDHVANKKAEVIRIYLPPDANSLLFVTDKCLRSRNRVNVIVAGKQPGLQFLNMDAAIKHCTAGIGIWDWASNDKGGEPDVVMACAGDVPTLETLAAVDLLRKQVPDLKVRVVNIVNLMKLQPQSEHPHGLSDKEFDTLFTTDKPVIFAFHGYPWLIHRLTYRRTNHKNLHVRGYKEEGTTTTPFDMVVLNDLDRYHLVADVIDRVPKLGYLAAYAKQAIRDKKIDHKTYIAKYGDDMPEIKDWKWPF
- the rnk gene encoding nucleoside diphosphate kinase regulator codes for the protein MERRDIYITEFDLNRLSELLEVWQTFRGSKSTSIHLESLMEELERAHVVLPKDIPPDVVTMNSRVRLSDMSKGEELVYTLVFPRDADTATGKISILAPVGTAILGYRVGDSIEWQVPIGTRKLKIEEILYQPEAAGDFHL